The stretch of DNA TCCTGATGATATCTCTGAAGGTGGCCCTTATCCCACTCGCTTTTTTATGGGTCTTGCTTGGTATCATGCAGAAATGGCTAAAGGTGTTTCTTTTGAAAAGCTGATTAGTCAGGGAGTACCTGTTGATAAGGAAAAGGTTTCTATTGGTGAGTTGGCAATTAATCACGTTAGCTTTACTATTTTAGCTGAATTAAAGCCTTGATTTTCGTTTTTTAATAATGGTGCGACACAGCTAAAATTATGCACTCTTTAAGTTGGAACAATTTAATGATTTGATGCAGATAATTAGCTGTGCGATCTCCCTAGTTAGAAGTTAACATTTTTCTTCTTACTTGCTCCCATTCTAATCCTAATACATCTACTTGATATCGTTCTTGACCGAGAATAATTTGAATCTTTTTTTGACAACTAACTTGGTTAAGTTCTGTTAAAGCTGCTTGACGAAATTCTTGCTTTTCTTGTTTAATTTTTGTTAGTTGTGCTTCTAATTTGGCAAGTTCTTTTTGCCAATAAATTAATTCTGTTTGTACTGCTAAAGAACCTTTTTTCTGCAAAGCTAAACATTTTTTTTCACAATCTTTGAGTTTGGTATCTATTTCTGCTAAGTTGACTTCATTGATTAGTTCGTTAATGGGTTTTACGCTTAAAGAATCTAAAAAACTACCAAAACCTAAAAAAGCTAGGCGATAAATAGCTTGACGGCTAAATTCGCCAGCAAAAAAGCCGCTATGGGTATCGCATTTTTCGAGTCCGTTGGCAATTATTAAACGTAGATAATAAACTAATTTTGGTTCCCAAAACCACTTTTTGAAGCTTAAAATTTGTTGGTTTTTGTGGTTTGATTTAAGCGTATAATCCCGGTAATTTGTACAGTCAAAAAAGGTAAAAAGTTCGGCAATATTTTCTCCACCACTACCAAGATTACTAAAATATTTAACTTGGAAATTTTCTAAAGATTTGCGAATATTAAAAGAATCAATAAACAAGTTATTAAAAGAAAACTTACTATTATTTTCCTGACTAACTTGCTCTAAATTGACAATTCCATAAGGTAAACTATTTCTAATCCCTAAATTACCGAGACGATAACCACTGGTGCGAGTGCGGGCTGGAAAAGAGAAATAATTAGCAACTGTGGAGGCTAATCTTAAAGCAATATCTGCTTCATTACTGAATAAATAAGTTTCTTCAAAGCGACGCAAAGATGAAGCAAGAAAGTTTGCTCTCCCAGAAATAATCGTATTAATAGGAATATCAGGTGCAACTAAAACTAAACGTCCCAAGCGAAAAACTTTGCCAATATCTGCACTAGGTAATTTATCACCTGTTCCCAAGTTTCCTACGGAACGTAAGTCGAAGATATCTGAGAGAATTCTGACTACATTAGTGACGACTTCTCCTCCCATACTATGACCGATAAATGATAACTTTATTCGGTTATTTTCGCGCCAAAATCTTTTTGCTTTATTTTCTAATATTTCTCTTGCACCATCGCGCAAATTAGCTAATTCAGAGTTAGTTTCTTGAATTAAAATTTTA from Oscillatoria salina IIICB1 encodes:
- a CDS encoding alpha/beta hydrolase; translation: MDKPLIAIYQLKNVQNPRIPGYFVLSTAPINVEGDKLASRRQNNLAQQQQNLQQLADLIYQKVITEIHKPADFIELVISIHGFSNSRPKSIKRFAEIHEYVNSDNSRQFVEKANKLIYVGYRWSSESLTDGNLKDLFGKIYTAVTALPSLAKTIFWVGFVGIIFLYLPQLRELAFASQWGIILSLVILLLMLGFFAIITLFLMRLSGYFRDRYRADNFGVPDLVEFIRQLDKLLMSKAKENYLDEVSLIPKVTKLLMSQVKEYLYAVENLAIADSLLEIISNKVIKDYCLESTVKNTTVESLLLTNNFNLSRSELETIINLANKILIQETNSELANLRDGAREILENKAKRFWRENNRIKLSFIGHSMGGEVVTNVVRILSDIFDLRSVGNLGTGDKLPSADIGKVFRLGRLVLVAPDIPINTIISGRANFLASSLRRFEETYLFSNEADIALRLASTVANYFSFPARTRTSGYRLGNLGIRNSLPYGIVNLEQVSQENNSKFSFNNLFIDSFNIRKSLENFQVKYFSNLGSGGENIAELFTFFDCTNYRDYTLKSNHKNQQILSFKKWFWEPKLVYYLRLIIANGLEKCDTHSGFFAGEFSRQAIYRLAFLGFGSFLDSLSVKPINELINEVNLAEIDTKLKDCEKKCLALQKKGSLAVQTELIYWQKELAKLEAQLTKIKQEKQEFRQAALTELNQVSCQKKIQIILGQERYQVDVLGLEWEQVRRKMLTSN